The following proteins come from a genomic window of Leptospira neocaledonica:
- a CDS encoding LA_2219 family laminin/E-cadherin/plasminogen-binding protein has protein sequence MFRVSVCRTFLAGFAVLYCLSFISCISTGGTTQSPETPKGEVLPNPAGENEEIIDEEGRVVKISTVDPASFQSQSKDSAEYFRVHITSESYQVRQIRGSKYIRRKVDKGGDALISEELVKYNRINFNDDGIILVILNGNTGAVETIRFNTRVPRINNLAKIIQNDVTRWSMEHSEEKPVVTKYQIHYTIKLENKSNTTRDTVKEELKGEVKKR, from the coding sequence ATGTTTCGTGTTTCGGTTTGCCGAACTTTTTTAGCAGGTTTTGCGGTTCTATATTGTTTATCATTTATTTCTTGTATTAGCACAGGAGGAACAACCCAATCTCCGGAAACTCCAAAAGGAGAGGTTCTTCCCAATCCAGCCGGAGAGAATGAGGAGATCATAGACGAAGAAGGTAGAGTCGTGAAGATCAGCACTGTTGATCCTGCTTCCTTCCAAAGCCAGTCCAAAGACAGCGCCGAGTATTTTAGAGTCCATATCACAAGCGAATCTTACCAGGTCCGTCAGATCAGAGGTTCCAAGTATATTCGTAGAAAAGTGGATAAAGGCGGAGACGCGCTCATCAGCGAAGAACTAGTAAAATATAACCGGATTAATTTTAACGACGACGGGATCATCTTAGTGATCTTGAACGGAAATACAGGTGCAGTAGAAACGATCCGTTTTAATACAAGAGTTCCTAGAATCAATAACCTAGCTAAGATTATACAAAATGATGTAACCCGTTGGTCTATGGAACATTCCGAAGAAAAGCCTGTGGTTACTAAGTATCAAATTCACTATACGATTAAATTGGAAAATAAATCCAATACGACTAGAGACACTGTTAAAGAAGAGCTCAAGGGTGAAGTGAAGAAGAGATAA